TTTTTTGGATGCTCCAATGAGAGTGAGGCGTACTGGACCTGGTACTGGGCAATGAGCCCAGGAGATTGACCTTCTGTGGATGAGCAGTTAGACAGCAGTGACAACAATTCCTTATCCTTATTCCTATTCCTTAGGATAGCTATGGATAAGGATAGGAATGGTCTTTGTGGGGGAGTTTTAAATTGAATTAGGGCAAACTATGAGGGCATTAGTCAGGAACTAAGAGCTGATTGGGAACACATTTCCTCTGGCAAATTCACATCAGACATCTGCAGATGTTTAAAGatcaatgtctaataccagagggtatatactgaaggtggggggggggtagttttaaggggaatgtgaggggtaagttctttactcagaaTGGTGGATACCTGGAATGCGCtctctggtatggtggtagagtcaAATACATTGGGggcttttggataggcacatgggtgtgaggaagatggagagatatTGATACAGTGTAGGTAAAAGAGATCAGAGATTGGGTGTTTTTAATTCGGTTTTCAGCTGGTTCTGCAGAACATTGTTGGCCGAATGGCCTATAAACTTCTATATTTTATGTCTCTGGACCTCACTCCGAATGGGTTAATCAGCGGCACTGCGAGTGACCCGGCTGCAATCTGCCGAGGTCAGTGCTGCTTTAATGAGTCCGTTAATTAAAACTTCCTCAGACTGACGGTGAAATTAATTGCTCTTCACCAACAGCCAGGGTCCTGCATTGCACTGGTGCCTGTCACAGTATCGGAACACCACATGTTGTCTAATAGGCAAACGTCACTCTTCTCATGTAGGGAACACAGCAAGATCCAAAATCTCTTCTTCCATGTTCCCAGGTTCAACCTTGTCAGGCCAACGTGCAGAACAGCCTTTCCTTTTCCTTGTGGTGTTGGGAAGAAGTGGTCTCAGAACTCCGCCTTCAACAAAGAACACCAACGTCACCTCACAAAACAATTTCTccagtgctgcaggaactcagcagggcaggcagcatctacggaaatgaataaactctccccagtgccaccatcccacagtctgaccctccctcggtacccctcccacagtgtgaccctccctcagtaccacccctcccacagtgtgaccctccctcagtatcacccctcccacagtgtgaccctccctcagtaccacccctcccacagtgtgaccctccctcagtaccacccctcccacagtgtgaccctccctcagtatcacccctcccacagtgtgaccctccctcagtaccacccctcccacagtgtgaccctccctcagtaccacccctcccacagtgtgaccctccctcggtacccctcccacagtgtgaccctccctcagtaccacccctcccacagtgtgaccctccctcagtaccaaccctcccacagtgtgaccctctctcagtaccacccctcccacagtgtgaccctccctcagtaccacccctcccacagtgtgaccctccctcggtacccctcccacagtgtgaccctccctcagtaccacccctcccacagtgtgacactccctcagtaccacccctcccacagtgtgaccctctctcagtaccacccctcccacagtatgactctccctcagtaccatccctcccacagaatgactctccctcagtaccactcctcccacagtatgactctccatcagtaccacccctcccgcagtgtgaccctccctcagtacaacccctcccacagtgtgaccctccctcagtataacccctcccacagtgtgaccctccctcagtaccacccctcccacagtgtgaccctccctcagtaccaccccccacagtgtgatcctccctcagtaccacccctcccagtgtgactctccctcagtaccacccctcccacaatgtgatcctccctcagtaccacccctcccacagtgtgaccctccctcagtaccaccccccacagtgtgatcctccctcagtaccacccctcccagtgtgactctccctcagtaccacccctcccatagtgtgaccctccttcagtaccaccccccactgtgtgatcctccctcagtatcacccctcccacagtgtgaccctccctcagtgccaccccccacagtctcacctccatcattaccacccctcccacagtgtgaccctccctcagtaccacccctccctcagtatcacccctcctaCAGTCTCACCTCCATCAGTACCACCCGTTTTTTTACAAAACGATATAAGTTTATTTACACGACAAATACAAACATTTAGTATTTATAAGACAGTGtataaattcaaattaaattatGATTACTACTATTCCCTGGTGTCTCTCCGCTCCTGGAACGCCCACCCCCCGCCAATATACCCATTGTGACCGCACACTCCCTCTCCAGGGACAGCCGGGCACGAATGTGTCCTCGGAAAAGGGACAGGCAGTCGGCCCAGACAGCCTCTTCCACTTTCCACCGCCTAGACCCGTGAATGGCCATCCTGGCCAGGCCCAGAGCAAGCCCAGCGGGAGATCCTCCTCAGGACCCGCCCCGTTCCGTACTGGGCGCCCGTACATGAGGAGCGCGGGGCTGAAGTGATTCAGAACCTGAGCAGCAGTCCCTTCAGACACTCAGACAGGGGCCGCGACCTCTCACATTCCATGTAAACGTGGTGCACTGACCCCTCCCGGCCACAGAGAGGACAGGAGGACGGGTGTCAGTGAACCCGCTCAGAAATCTGTTTCCACGGTACTGTCCGAATCAACACCCTCCACCCCAGGTGCCCAATGTACAGGGGAAGGGCCCCTGCGTAAAGAGATTTCCACTGGGGACCCCCTCCGCTGCCAGACGGTAGCATGGACCGCCAAGGTGAGTCCGGTCGGCAGGCGAAGGCAGGGAAGTGAAAGGTGAGCAGGCGCAGCTCGCACAAGAAACGCTTCGGAGCGTCACGGATCGGCATGGTGGGCATCCCCGCAAGACGGCTCACATTGTGCGGGACCCTCTCCCATGGGGTCTCCCGTGGCCTGGCTCCGAGCTTCGGAGCGTCACGGATCGGCATGGTGGGCATCCCCGCAAGACGGCTCACATTGTGCGGGACCCTCTCCCATGGGGTCTCCCGAGGCCTGGCTCCGAGCTTCGGAGCGTCACGGATCGGCATGGTGGGCATCCCCGCAAGACGGCTCACATTGTGCGGGACCCTCTCCCATGGGGTCTCCCGAGGCCTGGCTCCGAGCTTCGGAGCGTCACGGATCGGCATGGTGGGCATCCCCGCAAGACGGCTCACATTGTGCGGGACCCTCTCCCATGGGGTCTCCCGAGGCCTGGCTCCGAGCTTCGGAGCGTCACGGATCGGCATGGTGGGCATCCCCGCAAGACGGCTCACATTGTGCGGGACCCTCTCCCATGGGGTCTCCCGAGGCCTGGCTCCGAGCTTCGGAGCGTCACGGATCGGCATGGTGGGCATCCCCGCAAGACGGCTCACATTGTGCGGGACCCTCTCCCATGGGGTCTCCCGAGGCCTGGGTCCGACGAGCAATTCCCCTTCACTTCCCCGAGGCCTCACGTCACCCACGGTGTCAGGATGGTGAGCAGTCCCCTTCGCAGCTGGAGGACCATTGTAATGTATTATGTGAGTATTTGTAGGTCACAACCATGTCCCACCAACGCAGGAGCGCCCTGTCCGGATGAGACTAGACCCCATACCCTCAACAGCTCTCGGTAAAAGCGAGGCATAACCTCCTGCAGACAGCGTCCCCGGAGGAGAAAGGGCATCGCCAGTGCATGCCGCCTCGGAGGGTGGTCACAGGGGTGGAGTGCCGCCAGCTGGGTACACATGTACACCAAGGACTGGCCGGCCTCTGCGATCAGAGACTCAGAACCCAATGCCTGCAATTGTCCCAGAAGAAGTCCATCAGCCTCTTCTGAGCCctggagacaaaagagatgagCGGGGCTAAAGTCATCAGCCGGTAGCACATCATGGAGGCGACCAGCTGACTCATGACTAATGTCCTTCCCGGTTCAAGATCGCACGAAGGGGGCCTGACCACCGTCCCAGCCGAGCAGAGGTCCTTGTCTCCAAATCCCATTTGTTGCTGGCCAGGCCTCCTCCATCGATCTCAGATAGGCCGGCGGGTAGAGGAGAGGGGTGGTCACAACCCCTCCGGAAGGaagtccacctgccactgaccctCCTAGAGGCCCGCGCTCTTCTCGCTGTTGACCCTCGCAGAGGATGCGGCCGAGAAGAGCTGCTGGCGGTCTCGCATCCTCTGTAAGTCCGCAGCGTCCGTGACCGTCATCGGGGTAAGCTGAAAGGACGACCTCCATGCCCGGTTCTCGTTGAGCCAAACCCATTAACCTCTTACGGAGAAGGCACAGGAATGCCTCCACGTAAAGAGAGTACAACTGCCCTGACATGGGCCACCcctgacaccccccaccccccatcaaaGCACAAGGGCGCTGTCAAGGACCCGTTGACGAGGCACTCCGGGGTCCGGTAGTCGGATGCAGGCCAAATTGTGGCCCAAACCCGAACCCTCGCAGCGTCCCAAAAAAGTACCCCTGGTCCCTGTGAAACGCCTTCTCTTGGACGACTGACAGACCAGCCTCCCGGCACAGGTAAATCAGATCTCGGACAAGGTGGCTATTGTCCTGGATCGACTGCCCCGGGACCGTGCAGGACTGGTCACTATGGACCACTTCCGCCAGCACGGGGCCCAGACCACTGGCCGATGCGCGGGCACCCCGCACTAAGGAGGGATACTGGGTACAAATTCCGCAGGCTAAGGAGCTCCCCCTTCTTTGGCAGCAGGACCATGACTGCTCTGCACCAAGAGAGGGGCATCTCACCCGTCGCCATGCTCTCCCCCAATACCCTGGCATAATCAGGCCCTAGGGTGTCCAGGAAGGCCTGGAGAAATTCGGCCATCAACTCATCTAGCCCAGGGGACTTGCCTCTCTGTAGCTGCCTGAGGACACTGGTCAGCTCCACCAAAGACAGCAGGGCACCTAGACGCTCAGCACCCCCAGGGCTGACCCTCGGCAAGTCCTCCTGCAGATCCTCCGTTCATCCTCACTGCACGGGTCCGGTGAGAAGAGAGCCTCACAGAAGGAATGCATTTCCGCAACAATTCCCGCGGATCGTGACGGTGGAACTGTGCTCTCCCAGTAGCTCCACCAGCTGACACCCCTCCCTCTCGAGTGAGAGTAGAAGAGGGGCGAAGCGAGGTCCAGATCCTGCGGCACCTGGACCTGCGACCTAACATAAGCACCTCGGGACCTCTCAAGCTGCAGGTGCCTCAGCGCCTCCTCCTACCTCCGGTACTCATCCCGGAGGGGCTGGTCCCCATTGGTCAGACCTAGCCGGGACTCCAAGTCGACCAGCTCCTTCTCCGCagggaggtcggtgaccagtggtgctccGCGGGGTACCCTCCTCttcgtgattttcataaatgacctagGTGAAGAAGTGGAAGTgtgggttagtatgtttgctgaagacaaaaaggttggggatgttgtgggcaatgtggagggctgttagcgggacatcgataggatacagaactgtgctgagaagtggcagctggacttcaacctagataagtgtgaagtggtccattttaggtcaaatttgaagacagaatataatcttaatggtaagacacttggcaatgtggaggatctgaTAGATTTTGTGGCCCGTGTCCACAGGACACtcgaagctgctgcacaggttgacagtgtggttgagaaggcgtatggtgtgttggccttcatcagctctgggattgagttcaagagcagtgagGTAAAGTCacggctatataagaccttggttagaccgacttggagtaccgtgctcagctctggtcacctcactacaggaaggatgtggaaactatagaaagggtgcagaggcgattgacaaggatgttgcctggattggggagcatgccttatgagaataggttgagtgaactcggccttttctccttacagcgacggaggatgagaggtgacctgatagaggtgtataagatgatgagaggcattgatcgtgtggatagtcagaggcttttttccggggatgaaatggctagcacgggtcaggcatagttttaaggtgcttgaaagcaggtacaagcgggtgtcagaggtaattttttcacacattgagtggtgggtacgtggggccggtgacggtggtgg
The nucleotide sequence above comes from Hypanus sabinus isolate sHypSab1 chromosome 11, sHypSab1.hap1, whole genome shotgun sequence. Encoded proteins:
- the LOC132401523 gene encoding uncharacterized protein LOC132401523, with product MPTMPIRDAPKLGARPRETPWERVPHNVSRLAGMPTMPIRDAPKLGARPRETPWERVPHNVSRLAGMPTMPIRDAPKLGARPRETPWERVPHNVSRLAGMPTMPIRDAPKLGARPRETPWERVPHNVSRLAGMPTMPIRDAPKLGARPRETPWERVPHNVSRLAGMPTMPIRDAPKRFLCELRLLTFHFPAFACRPDSPWRSMLPSGSGGGPQWKSLYAGALPLYIGHLGWRVLIRTVPWKQISERVH